Within the Nitratireductor basaltis genome, the region TTCACGCGGCGGAAGACTTCGTGCAGGCCGGTTATCCGCTGGATGTCGAGGCGCTTCTGATCGTCGAGCTGGATGGGCCGATGGCCGAGGTCGATCATCTCATCGAGCGGGTCAAGGCAATTGCCCGTAACAATGGTGCCACCACCAGCCGCGTTTCACACTCTGAAGAGGAACGCGCGAATTTCTGGGCGGGACGCAAGGCCGCTTTCCCGGCCGTCGGACGCATCTCGCCGGACTATTACTGCATGGACGGCACAATTCCCCGCAAGGAGCTGCCACGTGTCCTGGCAGGCATGCGCGAACTTTCCGAAAAATACGGGTTGCGGGTCGCCAATGTCTTCCATGCGGGCGACGGCAATCTTCACCCGCTCATTCTCTATGACGCCAACAAGCCGGGCGAACTGGAGCGCGCCGAGGATTTCGGCGCGGATATCCTGCGCCTTTGCGTCAAGGTGGGCGGCGTGCTTACCGGCGAGCATGGCGTGGGCGTGGAGAAGCGCGATCTCATGCCCGAAATGTTCAACGAGATCGACCTCAAGCAGCAGATCCGCGTGAAATGTGCCTTTGACCCGAACCACCTTCTGAACCCCGGCAAGGTCTTCCCGCAACTTCACCGCTGCGCCGAACTCGGCCGCATGCATATCCATCGCGGCCAGGTGCCGTTTCCGGAACTTGAGAGGTTTTGATTTGGCGGTAAGGCATAACTGCCTTACATTGATATCAGAACTTCGGAAAGGCGCAGAGCGATGACGACATTGACGGTGACAGCCAAGGGCCAGGTGACGCTGAAGAAAGACCTTCTGCAGCATCTGGGCGTGAAACCCGGCCAGAAGATCGAAGTCAGCGCCCTGCCCGATGGGCGGCTGACGATACAGGCAGCTGCGAGGAAAGGAAGCTGGGAAGACGCTTTCGGCTGCCTCGCGGGCAAGACGGACAAGGTCGCCACGATCGAGGAAATGAATGAAGCCATCGCCAAGGGCTGGGCGGGGCTTCTGTGAGGGTTACCGCTGATACAAACCTGCTGGTTCGCCTTGTGACCCGGGATGATGAAGCTCAGGCGCAAACGGCCTATCGCCTTCTTTCCACCGCAGAGCGGGTGGTTATCACATTGCCAAGTCTGTGCGAGATGGTCTGGGTGCTGCGCAGCATCTACCGCTTCAGCAACCAGGAATGCGCCACAGCGGTCCGCACCGTCACTGACCCGCCAAATGTGGTGCACGATGTCTCTGCCGTCGAAGCCGGAATACACTTGCTCGACGCCGGTGGTGACTTCGCGGATGCCGCCATTGCACGAAGCGGCATTGATCAGGGCGGCGATATCTTCATCAGCTTCGACCGCAAAGCGGTCGCACAGCTCAAC harbors:
- a CDS encoding AbrB/MazE/SpoVT family DNA-binding domain-containing protein, whose protein sequence is MTTLTVTAKGQVTLKKDLLQHLGVKPGQKIEVSALPDGRLTIQAAARKGSWEDAFGCLAGKTDKVATIEEMNEAIAKGWAGLL
- a CDS encoding type II toxin-antitoxin system VapC family toxin, producing the protein MRVTADTNLLVRLVTRDDEAQAQTAYRLLSTAERVVITLPSLCEMVWVLRSIYRFSNQECATAVRTVTDPPNVVHDVSAVEAGIHLLDAGGDFADAAIARSGIDQGGDIFISFDRKAVAQLNSFGLPARDASEIA